The proteins below come from a single Zhouia spongiae genomic window:
- a CDS encoding acyl-CoA dehydrogenase family protein has protein sequence MNYNFILSPELKSKQSEFRQFVNEYIKPTAFLTDQDQYISKDVLSSIIKKGFWGTEIQSDFGGANFDMITYGLLSEEIGRGCSNVRNLLGVQGMVSVALSKWGTLEQKQKWLTKMASGKILTAFALTEPDTGSDALSISTSAMKRGNSFVINGKKKWISFAQNANLFLLFAQVQGQAGAFLIERNTPGLTVKPINNLLGFRGSGLGEITLKNCEVPEGNLVGRIGFGISHVANYGLVHGRYSTAFGCVGLAQACLEESMQYSSVRKQFGKPIAKHQLIQQMLADMMTEICAARSLCLRAGSLKEMGDLNSVLETSMAKYFSSKIANNAANNAVQIHGANGCSSNLPVQRYLRDSKIMEIVEGSSQIQQQLIARYGAMKLK, from the coding sequence ATGAATTATAATTTTATATTATCACCAGAGTTAAAATCTAAACAAAGCGAGTTTCGTCAATTTGTAAATGAATATATCAAACCAACCGCATTTTTAACAGATCAAGACCAATATATTTCGAAGGATGTTCTTAGTAGTATTATAAAAAAAGGGTTTTGGGGAACTGAAATCCAAAGCGATTTTGGCGGAGCAAATTTTGACATGATTACATATGGTTTGCTTTCTGAAGAAATAGGTAGAGGTTGCTCCAATGTTAGAAATTTACTTGGTGTTCAGGGAATGGTATCAGTCGCACTTTCCAAATGGGGAACTTTGGAGCAAAAACAAAAATGGCTTACTAAAATGGCATCGGGAAAAATATTGACAGCTTTTGCTTTAACTGAGCCAGATACTGGTAGCGACGCTCTTAGTATTTCCACTTCTGCTATGAAAAGGGGAAATTCATTTGTTATAAATGGAAAAAAAAAATGGATTAGTTTTGCTCAAAATGCTAATTTATTTTTATTATTTGCACAGGTTCAGGGACAGGCAGGAGCATTCCTTATCGAAAGAAATACCCCAGGTTTAACTGTTAAACCAATAAATAATCTTTTGGGATTCAGAGGTTCAGGTTTAGGTGAGATCACTTTGAAAAATTGTGAAGTCCCTGAAGGAAATCTTGTTGGTAGGATTGGTTTTGGAATATCGCATGTGGCTAATTATGGACTAGTTCATGGACGTTATAGTACGGCTTTTGGTTGTGTCGGATTAGCTCAGGCTTGTCTAGAAGAATCTATGCAATATTCCTCAGTTAGAAAGCAGTTTGGAAAACCAATAGCAAAACATCAATTGATTCAACAAATGTTAGCTGATATGATGACAGAAATATGTGCGGCTAGATCTTTATGTCTTAGAGCTGGATCATTGAAAGAAATGGGTGATCTAAATTCAGTCCTTGAAACGTCTATGGCTAAGTATTTTTCTTCGAAAATAGCAAACAATGCTGCTAATAATGCAGTTCAAATTCACGGAGCTAATGGCTGTAGCAGTAATTTGCCTGTACAGCGTTATCTTAGAGATTCAAAAATAATGGAAATTGTTGAAGGAAGTTCTCAAATTCAGCAACAATTAATTGCCAGATATGGGGCTATGAAATTAAAATAA